In Kaistia algarum, the DNA window TGCGACGGGTCCACGGAGATCATCGCCTCAACCTCGTTCGGGTCCTGGGCATTGATCCGAAGGCGCGTCACATCGCCGATGCGGATGCCGTTGAACAGCACCTGACTGCCGGTGGCGAGCCCCGTCACAGAGCCGGGAATGAGGATGCGCATGGGCTTGCGCGCGCCGCTTTCGTCATAGCGGGCCAGCCAATAGACGAATGCGAAGCAGGCAATGATCACGCCAAGGGTGAAGATACCGATCGTCGCATAGTTCGCACGCGTTTCCATGCCGACCCGACTAAGCCTCCAGGCGGCGCGCTCTGACGCCGCGGAAATATTGTTGAACCCAAGGATGATCGAAGGCCAGCATGTCCGCCACCGTGCCCTCGATCAGGACATGGCGGTCGCCCAGCACGGCGATTCGGTCGCAAACCGTGTAAAGACTGTCGAGATCATGGGTTACCATGAACACGGTCAGCCCCAAAGTGTCGCGCAGCGTCGCGATCAGTTCGTCGAATTCGGCCGCGCCGATTGGGTCGAGCCCCGATGTCGGCTCGTCGAGAAAGACGATGTCGGGATCCATCGATAGCGCCCGCGCGAGGCTGGCGCGCTTGATCATGCCGCCCGAGAGTTCCGAAGGCAGCTTCTCGGCCGCGTCCGGCGCGAGGCCGACCAGCTCGATCTTCAGCCGGGCGAGTTCCTCCATCAGGCGCGGCGATAGATCCATGTGCTCACGGAGCGGAAACTCGACGTTCTGCAATACGGTGAGCGAGGAGAATAACGCGCCCTGCTGGAAGAGCACGCCGAGCCGCTGGTCGATCATCGTGCGCGTCTTCGTGTCGGCCTCGTCATAGGGCGTACCTAGGATTTCGACCGATCCGCTCGTCTTGGGCTGCAGGCCGAGTATCGTGCGCAGCAGTACCGACTTGCCGGTTCCGGACGCGCCGACAATGCCAAGGATTTCGCCGCGGTAGACGTTGATGTCGAGGTTCTCGAGAATGAGATGATCGTCGAAGCCAACGGTTATGCCTCGACCGCTGATCACTACTTCTCTCTCGGGGGGGGCTTCGCCTCGCCGGACAGCCATGATCAATAACTCACGGCGCTGAAATAGATGGCGAAGACACCGTCGACCACGATGACCATGAAGATCGCCTTCACGACCGACGAGGTGGTGCGCGCGCCGAGCGATTCGGCGCTGCCCTGCACGCGGAAGCCTTCCGTTGCTGCGATGATGCCGATGATCAGCGCCATGAACGGCGCCTTGATCAGCCCCACGAACAGCGTGTTGAGCGCCACGGCATCCCGCAGGCGCATGATGAAGGCCGAGGGCGGCAGGCCGACATAGATCCAGGCGACCAACCCGCCGCCGATCAGCGCAGCGATGTCAGCGAGGAAAGTGAGCATCGGCAAGGCGATGATCAACGCCAGGATACGAGGCATCACCAGCACTTCGGTGGGATTGAGGCCGATCACGCTCAACGCGTCGATCTCCTCGCGCATCTTCATCGAACCGATTTCGGCCGTGAAGGCGCTGCCCGAGCGGCCGGCGATCATAATGGCGGTCAAGAGCACGCCGAGCTCGCGCAGGACGAGCACGCCGACGAGATCGACGACATAGACCTCGGCGCCGAAGGGACGGAGCTGGAATGCGCTCTGCTGGGCGATGATCGCACCGATGAGGAGCGACATCAGCGAGATGATCGGGACTGCGCGAAGGCCGGTCCTGTCGATGTGATAGATGATCGAGGTGAAACGGAAGCGAGCCGGTTGGGCCAGCGCCTTGATGAAGCCCAGCGTTACGCCGCCCAGAATGCTGAGTCCCGCCTCCAGATCGTTGGCCGATCCGTACATGGCGCGGCCGACGCCTTCGAGAAGATCCCGGCCGACACTGGGGTGCTTCCGGCGCGGCGGCGGCTCGCGCTCGGCCGAATGCACGGCCTCCAAAAGACGGTGGATGTTCTGCGTGCCGCCGGCGACCTCGTAGGACACGCCTTTCGCCTCGAGCGATCGCTCCAGACGCGTCAGTAGCCAGGCGCCGGATGTATCGACGTGATCGATCTCGTCGAGGTCGATCGTCACCTTTCCATCGATGCGGGAAACTGCGTCATCGACAGCCGCCTCGAGGTGGTTGGCCTCGTCAAGCATCCACCGGCCACGCGCCACGATGCGCAGTTGCCCGTCGGCGTCGACAAAGTCGAGACTTGCCAGATCTGTCGCCGACACAACCACCCCGGATTCGGACAAAGCCATCGGAAGCGTTTCGCGGCGGCCCTTGTGGCGCCGTCGGGTGCCTCCTAATCTCCCGGTTCGAGCTAAGGTAGTGCATGAGCGCGACGGGCTGAGCAAGCCTTACGCCGGAAGGAAGTCGTTGATGGATATTATGAGGCCCTATCTGTTGTTTTTGGGTGACGTTCCAGATTCCCTCGCGGCGAAGACAGCCCTTGGCATCGTGGACTGGCGCCCGGAATGGTGCCTCGGCCAGTTGCGCCTTCCCGGTTGCAAGGCGGATGCCGGAATTCCCGACATGTCGGTGGCCGAAGCCCGGGCGGCGGGTGTGCGCACCATGATCGTCGGCGCGGTCAATGCAGGCGGCGTCTTACCGGATCATTGGGTGGCGTCGATCGTCGAGGCCATCAACGCCGGCTTCGACATCGCCAGCGGACTGCATTCGCGGCTTTCCGACAATCCGTCGATTCGAGCCGCCGCCGAGCACAAGGGCGTTCATCTCCACGATGTCCGCCACAGCCATGAGCGCTTCGCGACCGGCAAGGGCACCAAGCGGCCCGGCTTGCGCCTGCTGACCGTGGGAACCGATTGCTCCGTCGGCAAGAAATATACGACGCTGGCTCTGGAGAGAGGCATGCGCGCGGCGGGTTTCGACGCCGATTTCCGCGCTACCGGGCAGACCGGCGTCTTCATCTCGGGCCGGGGCGTCGCCATCGACGCGGTCGTGGCAGATTTCATTTCCGGGGCGGTCGAATGGCTCTCCCCGGCGGCGGCGCCAGGGCATTGGGATCTCATCGAAGGTCAGGGATCGCTCTTCCATCCCTCCTTCGCCGGCGTTTCGCTCGGGCTGCTGCATGGCGCGCAGCCGGACGCCTTCGTCGTCTGCCACGAGCCGACCCGCACCAAGATGCGCGGCGTGGCACACCCCCTGCCCTCGATCCAGGAAGTGATCGACCTGACCATTGCCTGCGGCAGGTTGACCAATCCAGCGATTGCCTGCGTCGGCATCGCGATCAACACCTCGGCGCTGTCCGACGCGGAGGCTTCCGCCTTGCTCGCCAGCACGACGGAGACCTTTGGCCTGCCCACCGTCGATCCGATTCGCAGCGGAGTCGGGCCGATCGTCGATCACATCGCCGTAATCTTCCCGCCCACCACCGACGCCTGACATGTATCGCGACCTCACCGTCGATATCGAACGCTGGCCGATCGCGGGGCGCTTCGTCATTTCCCGCGGTGCCCGCACGGAAGCGACGGTCGTCGTGGCTACGATCACAGACGGGCAACATCGGGGACGCGGCGAATGCGTTCCCTATGCGCGCTATGGCGAGACGGTGGAGGGTGTCGCAGAGGCTATCCGCGCGCAGAAGCACGCCATAGCCGGGGGCATTGACCGCGACGGGCTTGCGGCCGAGATGCCGCCCGGAGCGGCCCGAAACGCGCTCGATTGCGCGCTTTGGGATCTTGAGGCGAAACGCTCTTCGATTTCGGTGGCCAAGCGGCTCGGCATCACGCCCGTGCCGCTGGTGACAGCCTACACCCTGAGCCTTGGCGAACCGGCTGACATGGAAGCGGCGGCGGCGCGCGCTTCGGGACGTCAATTGCTGAAGGTGAAACTCGGCGGTGACGGCGACGTTGAACGTATCGCGGCGGTGCGGCGCGGGGCGCCGCTTTCGCGCCTGATCGTCGATGCCAACGAGGCCTGGTCCGAAGCGAACTTCGAAGCATCGATGCAGGCGTGCCTCAAGGCCGGTGTCGAACTGATCGAGCAGCCCCTGCCCGCCGGCGCGGAAGAATGGCTTGGCGAGGTGAAGCGTCCGATCCCCATTTGCGCCGATGAGAGCCTGCATGTAGCGAATGATCTCGCCGAACTCGTCGGACGCTACGACGCGGTCAACATCAAACTCGACAAGACCGGCGGGCTCACCGAGGCTCTCTCTCTGGTGCGCGCGGCGCGCGCGGCCCGTCTCAAGGTCATGGTCGGCTGCATGGTCGGAACGTCGCTCGCCATGGCGCCGGCCGTTCTTCTCGCCCAGGGCGCAGATTTCGTCGATCTCGACGGTCCCTTGCTGCTCGCCCGCGACCGCGAATTCGCTCTAGACTATCCGGACAGCCTGGTCAGCCCGCCCTCCCCGGCACTTTGGGGATGAAGCGGCGATAGTAAAAGAGGACGCCGAGCGCCATCACGGGGAATATCGTCATGAAACCGACGGCCCCTCCCTGGAAATGGACATAGAGCGGCCCCCCGGCGAGCGTCGTCAGCGCCATCAGCAGGCCCGCTGCCACCTGGCAGGCGCCCTGGGCCGAGGCCGTCCGCTCTTCATCGACATCCCGCGCAATGCCCATCTGCATGCCGACGAAAGCGGCCGCGAAGGTCAGGCCATGCAGGGTTTGCAGCAAGAGCGACGGGGCAAAATGGGTGATGAACGGATACAACGTCCAGCGCACGATGGCGCCGATGGCACCGACGATGATGAGGCCCTCGGCGCCGAGCCAACGGAAGCGTCCCGAGAAGCGCAGCATGAGCACTTCGGCGATCACTCCGATCGCCCATAGCGCGCCGATCTCGGATCCCGAGAAGCCGAGGCTCGCCCAGTGGATCGAGCTGAAGCCGTAGAAGACGCCGTGGCTTGCCTGGATCAGCGAGGTCGAGATCAGGATCGCGAGGAAGCTTCGCTTCGCCAGGACCGACCAGACAGAGACGGGCGCCGTCGCAGGCTTGGCAGCGTCGTCCATCGCGCGCTCAATCGGCGGCGTGACCGGCAGGAAGAAGGCTGCGATGGCGGCGATCGCATAGCCACCCACCAGCAGCAGCGTCAGCACCGGCTCGCCGAACCAGCCAACGATGGCGCCGGCGACCAGACTGACCGCCACAAAGCTGATCGAGCCCCACACGCGCATAGTGCCATAGTCGAGGCCGAAGCGGCGATATCCTGTGAGGGCGAGGGCATCGGTCGCCGGCTGGATCAGCGACGTAACGCTGATGGCAAGTCCCGTCAGGATCAGGATCGCCACGGGGCCCGAAACGAAGACGGCCGGTACGAAGCAGGCGAGAGCCAGGATGGCAAAGAGGACGATGGCGAAGCGCCGGTTCGGTGCGCGATCGGCGACCCAGCTGCCGATCGGCGTGAAGATCAAACGGGCAAACAGCGGGAGCGCCAGGCAAGCCGAGATGAGTTCGGGCGTGAAGCCACGATATTTGAGCCAGACCGGCAGAAAAGGCACGACTATGCCGCCGATCACGAAGGATGCGGCGTAGAAGATCGAGATTCGAAGAGCAAATGTCGGCGGGGCGGCGGGCATCAGGAGTCATTCGAAGCCTTCAGAAGGCCTCGTGGAACGGAATGGAAGGACTACGGCCAGCCTCGGCGGGAACCATCGGCGCCCGATGCGGCGTCAATGGTGAAGGCAGCTGCGGCGGACTTTTTCTATACGCCCAGTCCAGACGGAGGGGAAGCGAGCGCCGTCATCATCATGGCCGGATCGACATTGCCGCCGGAGAGGACGACCACGACATTTCTGCCTCGCGCATCGAACCGGCCGGAGAGCAGCGCCGCAAGCGCCACGGCGCCGCCTGGCTCCACGACCAGCTTCAACGTTCGAAACGCGAACGCCATCGCCTCCAGGACCTCGCGATCCGTCACAGTGAGCGCCCCGGCACCGAGCCGGTTGTTGATTTCGAAGCTGATCGCACCCGGCGTCGGCGCCAGCAGCGCATCGCAGATCGAGCCGGATAGCGCGGGGTTGCGCTGCGGAGAGCCGGCAGCGAGCGAACGGCCGTAGTCGTCGAAGCCGGCCGGTTCGACGACATAGGTTCGCGCGCCCGTGCCGCGCGCAGTCATCGCGAGGTTGACACCGGACGAGAAGCCGCCGCCGCTGCAGGGGACCAGGACTGCCTCGACAGAAAAGCCGGTTGCCTCGCAATCGGCGGAGATTTCGAGCCCGACCGTACCCTGTCCCGCGATCACATTTCGATCATTGAAGGGGTGGATAAGGACGCCGCCGGTCCTGGCGATGATGTTGGCCGCGATCGCGTCGCGATCTTCGTTCGCACGGTCATAGAGGATGATGTCGCCGCCGAGGCGCCGCGTTCCCTCGATCTTGAGCTTAGGCGCATCGGCCGGCATGACGATGGTGGAGCGATAGCCGAGGATCGAGGCCGCGGCGGCAACGCCCTGGGCATGATTGCCGGAGGAAGTTGCGACGACGCCGTTCCGCCCCTGCTCCGGCGTCAGCGAGGAGACGGCATTATATGCGCCGCGGAACTTGAACGAGCCGGTTCGCTGCAGCGTCTCGCATTTCAAGCGGATATGCCCGTCCGTCACCGCGTCGAGCGCCGGGCTGGAGAGCAGCGTCGTGCGGACGGCAATGCCGTCAAGGCGCCGGGCGGCGGCTTCGATGTCGTCAAGGGTCGGGGTCATGACGAAGGGCTAGCAAGGAGTCCGGCTGCCCGCAAGGCGGATCGCGATCAGGCGACGCGACGGGCCATTTCCCAGCCATGGACCCCGATGACATTGTCGAGGAATTGCCGGGTCGCGGATTGCCAGGAGCTGCGCAGCGCCACGCTCCGGCAGACTTCGCGCGGGATTTCGATTGCCCTCATGGCGGCGGCGCGCAGATCCTCGTCCAGAACGCCGCCGCCCGTTCCGCCAACGACATCGCTCGGTCCGGCTACGGGGAAGGCCGCGACCGGCAAGCCCGAGGCCATCGCTTCGAGCATCACGACGCCGAAGGTGTCGGTGCGGCTGGGGAAGACGAAGCAATCAGAAGCGGAATAGATATCCGCCAGTTCCGAACCGACCTTGGAGCCCAGAAAGGACACTTCGGGATGGCTGCGCTTCAGTCCTTCGAGAGCCGGGCCGTCGCCGACGACGACCTTGCTGCCCGGTAGATCGAGATCGAGGAAGGCATCGATGTTCTTCTCGACCGCGACGCGTCCGACATAGAGCCAGATGGGACGCGGCAGATCGAGCGCGTCGGGATTGCGTCCGGGCCGGAACATATCGGCATCGACGCCGCGCGACCAGCGCATCAGATTCTGAAAGCCGCGCGCCTTCAGTTCCTTTTCGATCGAGGGCGTCGCCACCATGCAGCCGGCACCGGAATTGTGGAAATCGCGCAGGAAATTATAGGTCCAGTCGACCGGAATGGGCAGTCGTGCAGCGAGATATTCGGGGAAGCGGGTGTGATAGCTGGTCGTGAAGAGGCGATGGCTCTTGATGCACCAGCGGCGGGCGGCGAAACCGATCGGCCCTTCCGTGGCGATGTGTACGTGATCCGGCTCGATGGCGTCGAGCCTCCGCGCGATCGAGCCCGGCGCCGTTACAGCCAAGCGGATCTCGGGATAGGTCGGGCAAGGGATGGTGGGGAACCCGTCTGGCGTCAGCATGATCGCAGTCGAGCCAAGCTCCGGCAGATGGCGGCCGAGGCGCTCCAGCGTCCGCACCACGCCGTTGATCTGGGGATGCCAGGCATCGCTGGCGATCAGGATCCGGCTCATGCGGCGACCTGGTCGATTTCCGTTTCGCTGTCATCGACCACGTAGGGCGAGTTCGCGGCGATGGTAGACCAGTGGACGATTTCCAGCCGCCCATCATGATGTTCGGCGATCGCCGTGCAACTTTCGACCCAGTCGCCGGTGTTGACGTAGCGCAGGCCAAACTCGTCGTGGATCGCGGCATGGTGGATATGACCGCAGACAACGCCGTCGGCGCCGACGCGGCGCGCCTCGGTCACCAGGGCCTGCTCGAAGGCTCCGATGAAATTGACCGCGTTCTTGACCTTGAGCTTGGCCCAGGCGGAGAGCGACCAATAATCGAAGCCGAGCTTTCGGCGGACCCGGCTCACGATCGTGTTGAGGGCCAGCGCGAACTCATAGGCATTGTCGCCCAGAAGGGCGAGCCATTTGGCATGGCGTACGACGACGTCGAACTGATCGCCATGGATCACCAGCAGACGCTTACCGTCTGCCGTCTCATGGATGACGCGATCGACGACCTCGACGCCGCCCAGATGCGTCCCGAGATAATCGCGCAGGAATTCGTCATGATTGCCCGGCAGATAGACGAGGCGAGCACCCTTGCGGCCCTTGCGAAGAAGTTTCTGGACCACGTCATTGTGGGCCTGTGGCCAATACCAGCTCTTCTTCAGCCGCCAGCCATCGACAATGTCGCCGACCAAATAAATCGTCTCGGCATCGTGCCATTTCAGGAAGTCGAGCAGAAGATCTGCCTGACTGCCACGCGTGCCAAGATGAATGTCCGAGAGGAACAATGCCCTCAGATGACGTGGAGCGTCGGCGCTCGACATGATCTTGATTCGTCCTTGGCTGCGCTTTGACTAGAGATCGCTTAGCCGAGGCCAACTACAGATTTGTGACAGGCGCTCAGACGAGCGTCGGCACCATCGATACAACCAGCAGAATCGCCATCGCGGCGTTGAAGACCGAGACGCGTCGGTCGCTGTCCAGAAAACGCGCAATGCCGGTGCCGAACAGGCACCAGACAATGGTGGACGGCAGCGCCGTGATCGCGAACACGACGACCAGAAGCAACGTCGCCCGCAGCACATCGGCTCCGGCCGGCACATAGAGCGCCATGGCTCCGACGGCCATCATCCAGGCCTTGGGATTGACCCATTGGAACAGGGCCGCCGCGACGAAGCTCATCGGCTTGCCGACGCGCTCGCCGCTGGCGTCATGGCGTCCGGCGCGGGCCAGGCCCCATGCGAGATAGAGCAGATAGGCGAAGGCGAGATATTTCAAGACGTCGTGCAGGATCGGATAAGTCACAAAGACGCCGCCAAGGCCGATACCGACGGCGAAGACCATCAGGGGGAAGCCGATCGAGATGCCGAGCATATGCGGGATGGATGGCCTCAAGCCCCAATTCGCGCCGGATATCATCAGCATGGTGTTGTTAGGGCCCGGCGTGAACGCCGTGATCAGCGCGAAGCCGAACATCGCGACAAGCGTTTCCATGATCCGTCTCCTCCCCCACAGGGAGAGGTTTGTTTCATAGCCCTTCATTTAGGTCAATGATGCTGACGTTTATCGGAAGGTCGTATCGGCCTGTTCCCAAAAAGCCAAGCTGCATTGCTGAATGAAGCCCTCATGGGTACTTGCGCGGTGGGGAACCCTCGACCATGATCCCGGCCGCCAACACGGAGAAAAAGCAATGAAACTCCTTCGCTTCGGCGCCGCTGGCGCGGAAAAGCCGGGCCTCCTCGACAAGGACGGCACGATCCGCGACCTTTCGGGCGTCGTTTCGGATATCTCCCCGGAAACGCTCAAGGACGGTGCCATCGACAAGATCGCCAAGGTCGACCCGGCGAGCCTGCCGGCTGTGGACCCCGGCGTGCGCATCGGGCCGGTCGTCAGCCGGACCGGCAATTTCATCGCCGTCGGCCTCAACTATGTCGACCATGCGATCGAGACCAATTCGCCCATCCCGGCGGAGCCGATCCTCTTCAACAAGACCCCGAACTGCATCATCGGACCGAATGACCCGGTGACGATCCCCAAGGGTTCGCAGAAGACGGACTGGGAAGTCGAGCTCGCCATCGTCATCGGCAAGACGGCGCTTTATGTCTCCGAGGCGGACGCGCTTTCCTATGTCGCCGGCTTCGCCGTCTGCGACGACGTCTCCGAGC includes these proteins:
- a CDS encoding ABC transporter ATP-binding protein produces the protein MAVRRGEAPPEREVVISGRGITVGFDDHLILENLDINVYRGEILGIVGASGTGKSVLLRTILGLQPKTSGSVEILGTPYDEADTKTRTMIDQRLGVLFQQGALFSSLTVLQNVEFPLREHMDLSPRLMEELARLKIELVGLAPDAAEKLPSELSGGMIKRASLARALSMDPDIVFLDEPTSGLDPIGAAEFDELIATLRDTLGLTVFMVTHDLDSLYTVCDRIAVLGDRHVLIEGTVADMLAFDHPWVQQYFRGVRARRLEA
- a CDS encoding MlaE family lipid ABC transporter permease subunit, which codes for MALSESGVVVSATDLASLDFVDADGQLRIVARGRWMLDEANHLEAAVDDAVSRIDGKVTIDLDEIDHVDTSGAWLLTRLERSLEAKGVSYEVAGGTQNIHRLLEAVHSAEREPPPRRKHPSVGRDLLEGVGRAMYGSANDLEAGLSILGGVTLGFIKALAQPARFRFTSIIYHIDRTGLRAVPIISLMSLLIGAIIAQQSAFQLRPFGAEVYVVDLVGVLVLRELGVLLTAIMIAGRSGSAFTAEIGSMKMREEIDALSVIGLNPTEVLVMPRILALIIALPMLTFLADIAALIGGGLVAWIYVGLPPSAFIMRLRDAVALNTLFVGLIKAPFMALIIGIIAATEGFRVQGSAESLGARTTSSVVKAIFMVIVVDGVFAIYFSAVSY
- the dgcN gene encoding N-acetyltransferase DgcN, whose translation is MDIMRPYLLFLGDVPDSLAAKTALGIVDWRPEWCLGQLRLPGCKADAGIPDMSVAEARAAGVRTMIVGAVNAGGVLPDHWVASIVEAINAGFDIASGLHSRLSDNPSIRAAAEHKGVHLHDVRHSHERFATGKGTKRPGLRLLTVGTDCSVGKKYTTLALERGMRAAGFDADFRATGQTGVFISGRGVAIDAVVADFISGAVEWLSPAAAPGHWDLIEGQGSLFHPSFAGVSLGLLHGAQPDAFVVCHEPTRTKMRGVAHPLPSIQEVIDLTIACGRLTNPAIACVGIAINTSALSDAEASALLASTTETFGLPTVDPIRSGVGPIVDHIAVIFPPTTDA
- the dgcA gene encoding N-acetyl-D-Glu racemase DgcA, yielding MYRDLTVDIERWPIAGRFVISRGARTEATVVVATITDGQHRGRGECVPYARYGETVEGVAEAIRAQKHAIAGGIDRDGLAAEMPPGAARNALDCALWDLEAKRSSISVAKRLGITPVPLVTAYTLSLGEPADMEAAAARASGRQLLKVKLGGDGDVERIAAVRRGAPLSRLIVDANEAWSEANFEASMQACLKAGVELIEQPLPAGAEEWLGEVKRPIPICADESLHVANDLAELVGRYDAVNIKLDKTGGLTEALSLVRAARAARLKVMVGCMVGTSLAMAPAVLLAQGADFVDLDGPLLLARDREFALDYPDSLVSPPSPALWG
- a CDS encoding MFS transporter; this translates as MPAAPPTFALRISIFYAASFVIGGIVVPFLPVWLKYRGFTPELISACLALPLFARLIFTPIGSWVADRAPNRRFAIVLFAILALACFVPAVFVSGPVAILILTGLAISVTSLIQPATDALALTGYRRFGLDYGTMRVWGSISFVAVSLVAGAIVGWFGEPVLTLLLVGGYAIAAIAAFFLPVTPPIERAMDDAAKPATAPVSVWSVLAKRSFLAILISTSLIQASHGVFYGFSSIHWASLGFSGSEIGALWAIGVIAEVLMLRFSGRFRWLGAEGLIIVGAIGAIVRWTLYPFITHFAPSLLLQTLHGLTFAAAFVGMQMGIARDVDEERTASAQGACQVAAGLLMALTTLAGGPLYVHFQGGAVGFMTIFPVMALGVLFYYRRFIPKVPGRAG
- a CDS encoding threonine ammonia-lyase; translated protein: MTPTLDDIEAAARRLDGIAVRTTLLSSPALDAVTDGHIRLKCETLQRTGSFKFRGAYNAVSSLTPEQGRNGVVATSSGNHAQGVAAAASILGYRSTIVMPADAPKLKIEGTRRLGGDIILYDRANEDRDAIAANIIARTGGVLIHPFNDRNVIAGQGTVGLEISADCEATGFSVEAVLVPCSGGGFSSGVNLAMTARGTGARTYVVEPAGFDDYGRSLAAGSPQRNPALSGSICDALLAPTPGAISFEINNRLGAGALTVTDREVLEAMAFAFRTLKLVVEPGGAVALAALLSGRFDARGRNVVVVLSGGNVDPAMMMTALASPPSGLGV
- a CDS encoding glycosyltransferase family 4 protein, whose protein sequence is MSRILIASDAWHPQINGVVRTLERLGRHLPELGSTAIMLTPDGFPTIPCPTYPEIRLAVTAPGSIARRLDAIEPDHVHIATEGPIGFAARRWCIKSHRLFTTSYHTRFPEYLAARLPIPVDWTYNFLRDFHNSGAGCMVATPSIEKELKARGFQNLMRWSRGVDADMFRPGRNPDALDLPRPIWLYVGRVAVEKNIDAFLDLDLPGSKVVVGDGPALEGLKRSHPEVSFLGSKVGSELADIYSASDCFVFPSRTDTFGVVMLEAMASGLPVAAFPVAGPSDVVGGTGGGVLDEDLRAAAMRAIEIPREVCRSVALRSSWQSATRQFLDNVIGVHGWEMARRVA
- a CDS encoding UDP-2,3-diacylglucosamine diphosphatase, encoding MSSADAPRHLRALFLSDIHLGTRGSQADLLLDFLKWHDAETIYLVGDIVDGWRLKKSWYWPQAHNDVVQKLLRKGRKGARLVYLPGNHDEFLRDYLGTHLGGVEVVDRVIHETADGKRLLVIHGDQFDVVVRHAKWLALLGDNAYEFALALNTIVSRVRRKLGFDYWSLSAWAKLKVKNAVNFIGAFEQALVTEARRVGADGVVCGHIHHAAIHDEFGLRYVNTGDWVESCTAIAEHHDGRLEIVHWSTIAANSPYVVDDSETEIDQVAA
- a CDS encoding LysE family translocator, which produces METLVAMFGFALITAFTPGPNNTMLMISGANWGLRPSIPHMLGISIGFPLMVFAVGIGLGGVFVTYPILHDVLKYLAFAYLLYLAWGLARAGRHDASGERVGKPMSFVAAALFQWVNPKAWMMAVGAMALYVPAGADVLRATLLLVVVFAITALPSTIVWCLFGTGIARFLDSDRRVSVFNAAMAILLVVSMVPTLV
- a CDS encoding fumarylacetoacetate hydrolase family protein, which codes for MKLLRFGAAGAEKPGLLDKDGTIRDLSGVVSDISPETLKDGAIDKIAKVDPASLPAVDPGVRIGPVVSRTGNFIAVGLNYVDHAIETNSPIPAEPILFNKTPNCIIGPNDPVTIPKGSQKTDWEVELAIVIGKTALYVSEADALSYVAGFAVCDDVSERAFQTERGGQWMKGKGSPTFGPLGPWLVTPDEIADVQNLDMFLDLNGKRVQTGNTKTMIFGVAHIVSYISQFLQLDPGDVITTGTPPGVGMGMKPPVFLKDGDVVRLGIAGLGEQTQTFHAYKG